A section of the Bifidobacterium sp. ESL0728 genome encodes:
- a CDS encoding catalase, translating into MTANLNTASGQPWADNTHSQTAGVRGPVLLQDYQLVEKLAHFNRERIPERVVHAKGAGAYGTFKLTRDMSEYTKADVFNGEGKETPIFLRFSQVAGELGYPDTLRDVRGFALRFYTQEGNYDIVGNNTPTFFIQDPLKFPDFIHSQKRDPRTHLRNTTRQWDFWAHSPESVHQVTYLMGDRGNPASYRTMNGYGSHTFKWVTADGTAFWVKYHFMSEQGVVNMSNETAAKAASEDTDYLLHELFDAIESKNYPSWKVCVQILPYEEGLNYKHDIFDITKVVSHKDYPLIEIGEFTLNRNPDNYFEDVEESAFAPANFVPGIEPSPDKMLQGRLFAYKDAARYRLGANYEQLKVNRPVNEVHNYERDGFMSDNMQDGAVDYEPNSFDGPTEDTSACNHGDLLEGKTGNYAAYEPDNFSAAGALYNVLSEEEKQRLVATIVSNLVQVEGEHAEEIKILETKQFYQADPDYGTRVAEALGLNLDDIKQ; encoded by the coding sequence TTGACTGCCAATCTCAATACCGCTTCCGGCCAGCCTTGGGCGGACAACACCCATTCGCAGACTGCCGGCGTGCGCGGCCCGGTGCTGCTGCAGGACTACCAGCTGGTCGAAAAGCTCGCCCACTTCAACCGCGAGCGCATCCCGGAGCGCGTAGTGCACGCCAAGGGCGCTGGCGCCTACGGTACCTTCAAGCTCACCCGCGACATGAGCGAATACACCAAAGCCGACGTTTTCAACGGCGAGGGCAAGGAGACCCCGATCTTCCTGCGCTTCTCCCAGGTGGCCGGCGAGCTCGGCTACCCCGACACCCTACGCGATGTGCGCGGCTTCGCCCTGCGCTTCTACACCCAAGAGGGCAACTACGACATCGTGGGCAACAACACGCCGACCTTCTTCATCCAGGATCCACTGAAGTTCCCCGACTTCATCCACTCACAGAAGCGTGACCCGCGCACCCATCTGCGCAACACGACCCGCCAGTGGGACTTCTGGGCGCACTCCCCCGAGTCCGTGCACCAGGTCACCTACCTGATGGGCGACCGCGGCAACCCGGCCAGCTACCGCACCATGAACGGCTACGGCAGCCACACCTTCAAGTGGGTTACCGCCGACGGCACCGCCTTCTGGGTCAAGTACCACTTCATGAGCGAACAGGGCGTGGTCAACATGAGTAACGAGACCGCCGCCAAGGCCGCCAGCGAAGACACCGACTATCTGCTGCACGAGCTGTTCGACGCCATCGAGTCCAAGAACTACCCGTCCTGGAAGGTCTGCGTGCAGATCCTGCCTTACGAAGAAGGCCTGAACTACAAGCACGATATCTTCGACATCACCAAGGTCGTCTCCCACAAGGACTACCCGCTCATCGAGATCGGCGAGTTCACGCTGAACCGCAACCCCGACAACTACTTCGAGGACGTCGAGGAATCCGCGTTCGCACCCGCCAACTTCGTGCCGGGCATCGAGCCTTCGCCGGATAAGATGCTGCAGGGCCGCCTGTTTGCTTACAAGGACGCCGCACGCTACCGCCTCGGCGCCAACTACGAACAGCTCAAGGTCAACCGACCCGTCAACGAGGTGCACAACTACGAGCGTGACGGTTTCATGTCCGATAACATGCAGGACGGTGCGGTCGACTACGAGCCGAACAGCTTCGACGGACCGACCGAGGACACCTCCGCCTGCAACCACGGCGACCTGCTGGAAGGTAAGACCGGCAACTATGCCGCCTATGAGCCCGACAACTTCTCCGCCGCCGGCGCTCTCTACAACGTGCTGAGCGAAGAGGAAAAGCAACGCTTGGTCGCCACCATCGTCTCCAACCTAGTCCAGGTCGAAGGCGAGCACGCCGAGGAAATCAAGATCCTCGAGACCAAGCAGTTCTATCAGGCCGACCCAGACTACGGAACCCGCGTCGCCGAGGCGCTCGGGCTGAATCTCGACGATATCAAGCAGTGA
- a CDS encoding EcsC family protein, which yields MDKEVDIKKLIGRAFDKTLESQYPVAHHMVESRHAKKQNESPAEAIAYLKKLYRGSIGVSGFAAGAAAAVPNGAGQVTVAVSDICNFLESSVLYVFSVATVYGMDLSSEDLRRFLALIVLIGDSGSSTVTKALGGRTVHYWSKKVIEKIPMSSIQAVNKVLGPRFLTKYGTKQGIATLGKQLPFMIGAGVGAVSNEAFGELSIKAIEKFLGPVPETWPDSDSSKD from the coding sequence ATGGATAAGGAAGTCGATATCAAAAAGCTAATTGGCCGTGCGTTCGATAAAACGTTGGAAAGCCAATATCCGGTGGCTCATCATATGGTTGAATCTCGGCATGCGAAGAAGCAAAACGAGAGTCCTGCTGAGGCAATTGCATATCTTAAGAAGCTTTATCGAGGATCAATCGGTGTTTCAGGTTTCGCAGCAGGTGCTGCTGCAGCTGTACCGAATGGGGCAGGGCAAGTGACCGTTGCTGTAAGCGATATATGTAATTTTCTTGAGTCGTCCGTTTTATATGTGTTCTCTGTGGCAACGGTATATGGGATGGATCTAAGCAGCGAAGACCTGCGACGTTTTTTGGCACTTATCGTATTGATTGGGGATAGCGGTTCTTCTACTGTTACCAAAGCATTAGGAGGGAGAACGGTGCATTATTGGAGCAAAAAAGTAATCGAGAAGATTCCGATGTCTTCTATACAAGCTGTAAATAAAGTGCTTGGCCCGAGATTTTTGACGAAATATGGGACCAAGCAGGGCATAGCTACTTTAGGTAAGCAATTGCCATTTATGATTGGGGCCGGTGTTGGAGCTGTGAGTAATGAAGCATTCGGTGAATTGTCGATTAAAGCTATAGAAAAGTTCCTTGGGCCAGTTCCTGAAACGTGGCCTGATTCGGATAGTTCCAAAGACTGA
- a CDS encoding 3-phosphoshikimate 1-carboxyvinyltransferase, giving the protein MPSAQSTSPDFPDPWPAPVAERPLNATVVIPGSKSLSNRYLILAALGHQPVTIAGMLRSRDTELMVDALRTLGVGVEFDESEDIRVTVTPPANGRFKGGVTVFCGLAGTVMRFVPGLALFADGPVHFDGDKQAYARPMHPLLDGLQQLGARIDYEGEPGFLPFTITPPKAPESEGSQKDYGNSSPSNGSIGSSASQSAKVEIDSSSSSQFISSLLLVGSRLPHGLDLKHTGSKLPSMPHIRMTMADVNSAGGHVEMPEIGHWLVAHSSLQLPDGVVVEPDLSNAAPFLGAAMIAGGRASVPNWPTSTTQPGGLLPDILQKMGAKVTLDGRPFDDVMAEVHDLQKSILVPRNGTLTVSMAGPIRGLGKAFDMSAAGEIAPSIAALAALAESPSELVGIGHLRGHETNRLAALVTEITRIGAGANELPDGLSIVPVPHDQLHGEIMETYADHRMATFAAMIGLAVPGTRIRNIATTRKTIPDFPGMWHKMLAGE; this is encoded by the coding sequence ATGCCCTCTGCTCAATCCACTTCCCCGGATTTTCCCGATCCATGGCCTGCGCCTGTAGCCGAACGGCCGTTGAACGCAACAGTCGTGATTCCCGGCAGCAAGTCGCTTTCCAATCGTTATCTGATTCTGGCGGCGCTGGGGCATCAGCCTGTCACAATCGCGGGCATGTTGCGCTCGCGGGACACCGAACTGATGGTCGATGCCTTGCGGACACTTGGCGTTGGGGTCGAATTCGATGAAAGCGAAGATATTCGTGTGACGGTGACTCCGCCGGCAAATGGCCGTTTTAAGGGTGGCGTCACTGTTTTTTGTGGGCTTGCCGGTACGGTAATGCGTTTCGTACCGGGGCTTGCATTGTTTGCCGATGGTCCTGTACATTTCGATGGTGACAAGCAGGCTTACGCCCGGCCGATGCATCCGCTGCTTGATGGGCTTCAACAGTTGGGAGCTCGTATCGATTACGAAGGTGAGCCCGGCTTCCTGCCGTTTACCATTACGCCGCCGAAAGCGCCGGAATCCGAAGGGTCGCAGAAAGATTACGGAAATTCAAGTCCTTCGAATGGGTCCATCGGATCCTCGGCTTCTCAGTCGGCAAAGGTGGAAATTGATTCGTCATCATCGTCGCAGTTCATTTCCAGTCTGCTATTGGTAGGATCTCGTTTGCCGCATGGTTTGGATCTGAAACACACTGGGAGCAAACTTCCCAGTATGCCACACATTCGTATGACAATGGCTGATGTCAACAGTGCTGGCGGCCATGTCGAAATGCCTGAAATCGGCCATTGGCTGGTGGCCCATAGCTCTTTGCAATTGCCTGACGGGGTAGTGGTGGAACCCGATCTGTCGAATGCTGCCCCATTCCTCGGTGCCGCGATGATTGCCGGCGGCCGGGCAAGCGTGCCGAACTGGCCGACTTCGACCACCCAGCCAGGTGGTCTGCTTCCTGATATTCTGCAGAAGATGGGTGCCAAGGTTACTTTGGATGGCCGGCCATTTGACGATGTCATGGCAGAAGTACATGATCTTCAGAAATCGATTTTAGTACCTCGAAACGGAACATTGACGGTTTCCATGGCCGGTCCGATTCGTGGGTTGGGTAAGGCGTTCGATATGTCGGCGGCAGGGGAGATAGCTCCAAGTATCGCCGCATTGGCTGCGCTTGCGGAAAGTCCGAGCGAGCTTGTCGGCATCGGCCATTTGCGAGGTCATGAAACCAATCGCTTGGCCGCTCTTGTCACGGAAATCACCCGTATCGGCGCAGGAGCCAACGAGTTGCCTGACGGCTTATCAATTGTGCCGGTGCCGCATGATCAGTTACACGGTGAGATCATGGAAACCTACGCCGACCACCGCATGGCGACGTTCGCGGCAATGATCGGTCTTGCCGTCCCTGGTACTCGCATCCGCAACATCGCCACTACCCGCAAGACCATTCCCGATTTCCCGGGTATGTGGCACAAGATGCTTGCGGGCGAATAA
- the pta gene encoding phosphate acetyltransferase: MTNEVIYITSPEGKNGRNVVAYGVVKALAAQGKTAVFRPVACKKETFTAELLKAANAGQSVDQVRGVCPKCARKDKSGARGDIVAAYSSELERTNPDSMVIVGSDGSPVFDPEAFTLNAEIASDLKAKTFLAICTIPRNGEQVKATVETCTAEVEEAGGKVAGIFVTGCTDEKAADAKKALKDSPVPVWTIPAVDFPSEDDPDAAQKAAKAFADNAPADEVVAAARTPFDAPTTPYAFQNELLVKAKAGKKTIVLPEGSEDRIIKAADYLLQRDIVKLIIVGDKDAILARGKELGLNSLSKAAYQPMDDEEVLKPMVAKLCELRAKKGMTEEQARKQLTDPSYFGTMLVVQGLADGLVSGSINSTANTVRPALQVIKTKPGASLVSGAFLMCFKDHVAVFADCAINLNPNAEQLADIAIQSAQTARAFGVDPKVGMLCYSTLGSGKGPDVDLVEEATKLVHEKAPDLPAVGSIQFDAAWSPTVAATKAKGNDVAGHVNVFVFPSLAAGNIAYKAVQRTSGAIAIGPVLQGLNKPVNDLSRGALVEDIINTVALTAVEAQQ, from the coding sequence GTGACAAACGAAGTCATTTATATCACCAGCCCTGAAGGCAAGAACGGCCGTAACGTAGTGGCCTACGGCGTGGTAAAAGCGCTTGCTGCGCAGGGCAAGACCGCAGTGTTCCGTCCGGTGGCCTGCAAGAAGGAAACGTTCACTGCCGAACTGCTCAAGGCCGCCAATGCCGGCCAATCCGTCGACCAGGTCCGTGGCGTGTGCCCCAAGTGCGCACGTAAGGACAAGAGCGGCGCCCGCGGTGATATCGTCGCAGCCTATAGCAGTGAGCTTGAGCGCACGAATCCGGACTCGATGGTCATCGTCGGCAGCGACGGTTCCCCTGTCTTCGACCCGGAAGCATTCACTCTCAACGCCGAAATCGCCTCTGATCTCAAAGCCAAGACGTTCCTGGCCATCTGCACCATTCCCCGCAACGGAGAACAGGTCAAGGCTACGGTTGAAACCTGCACCGCCGAAGTGGAAGAGGCCGGCGGAAAAGTCGCAGGAATCTTCGTCACCGGCTGCACCGACGAAAAAGCGGCCGACGCCAAGAAAGCCTTGAAGGACTCCCCCGTTCCGGTCTGGACCATTCCGGCTGTCGACTTCCCCAGCGAAGACGATCCTGATGCCGCGCAAAAAGCCGCCAAGGCCTTCGCGGACAACGCTCCGGCCGATGAAGTAGTCGCTGCCGCTCGCACGCCGTTCGACGCCCCGACCACGCCATACGCTTTCCAGAACGAGCTTTTGGTCAAGGCCAAGGCCGGCAAGAAGACCATCGTGCTGCCGGAAGGCTCGGAAGACCGCATCATCAAGGCTGCGGATTACTTGCTCCAGCGCGACATCGTCAAACTCATCATCGTCGGCGACAAGGATGCCATCCTCGCACGCGGCAAGGAACTCGGCCTCAACTCGCTTTCCAAGGCCGCCTATCAGCCGATGGACGATGAGGAAGTCCTCAAGCCCATGGTCGCCAAACTCTGCGAGCTGCGCGCCAAGAAGGGCATGACCGAGGAACAGGCCCGCAAGCAGCTCACCGACCCGAGCTACTTCGGCACCATGCTGGTCGTGCAGGGCTTGGCCGATGGCCTCGTCTCCGGTTCGATCAACTCCACTGCGAACACGGTGCGTCCGGCGCTGCAGGTCATCAAGACCAAGCCCGGCGCCTCACTGGTCTCCGGCGCGTTCCTGATGTGCTTCAAGGACCATGTCGCCGTCTTCGCGGACTGCGCCATCAACCTCAACCCGAACGCCGAACAACTGGCCGACATCGCCATCCAGTCCGCGCAAACCGCCCGTGCCTTCGGCGTGGATCCCAAGGTGGGTATGCTCTGCTACTCCACTCTCGGCAGTGGTAAGGGCCCGGACGTCGATCTGGTCGAAGAGGCCACCAAGCTCGTCCACGAGAAGGCCCCAGATCTGCCGGCAGTCGGCTCCATTCAGTTCGACGCCGCCTGGTCTCCCACCGTGGCCGCCACGAAGGCTAAAGGCAATGACGTGGCAGGACATGTCAACGTGTTTGTCTTCCCGAGCCTTGCCGCGGGCAACATCGCCTACAAGGCCGTGCAGCGCACCTCCGGCGCCATCGCCATCGGCCCGGTGCTCCAAGGGCTCAACAAGCCGGTCAATGACCTCTCACGTGGTGCCCTGGTAGAGGACATCATCAACACCGTCGCCCTCACCGCCGTAGAGGCCCAGCAGTAA
- a CDS encoding BrnT family toxin, giving the protein MEFEFDPNKSASNLKKHGIDFDEAQRLWYGPTFTFDTKPGNDESRQLVLGIINEKHWTAITTNRNGKTRIISVRRSRDYEEETYDKLIQNH; this is encoded by the coding sequence GTGGAATTTGAATTTGACCCGAACAAAAGTGCCTCTAACTTGAAAAAACATGGCATCGATTTTGATGAAGCGCAGCGACTCTGGTATGGGCCGACGTTCACCTTTGATACGAAACCAGGAAATGATGAATCGAGACAGCTGGTGCTCGGCATCATTAATGAGAAACACTGGACAGCAATAACCACAAACCGAAATGGAAAAACAAGAATCATTTCCGTGCGTCGTTCACGCGACTATGAGGAGGAAACTTATGACAAGCTCATACAAAACCACTGA
- the yaaA gene encoding peroxide stress protein YaaA, whose protein sequence is MHLLLPPSEGKAAPSEGPMFDLNRLSFPELNDVRKTVLSALIEVSNREDAAKILKVGAKGTQEILAQRDILNAACAPAREVYTGVLYEAAKLHQDDDVLIFSGLFGVTTGEDLIPTYRLSMNVSLPGIGPLKSFWRKQLAGWTPDDGFAGDCEPFSQTKGMNVTENEAGNKPAMNATDSKNVTVDLRSGLYRVTKPNSASSRDQWWDIRIANSENKTISHMAKHYRGLLTRALLDSPNQPIDDVARTLGTVSVEAKDNIYHLTLVPTGL, encoded by the coding sequence ATGCATCTTCTCCTACCGCCTTCCGAAGGCAAGGCCGCACCGAGTGAAGGTCCGATGTTTGATTTGAACAGGCTTTCATTTCCGGAACTCAACGACGTCAGAAAAACGGTTCTATCCGCGTTGATTGAGGTATCGAATCGTGAGGACGCGGCGAAAATTCTGAAGGTCGGAGCCAAGGGGACTCAGGAAATTCTTGCCCAGCGCGATATTCTGAATGCTGCTTGCGCCCCTGCCAGAGAAGTGTATACAGGCGTGCTATATGAAGCTGCAAAGTTGCATCAAGACGATGATGTATTGATTTTCTCCGGTCTGTTCGGTGTGACCACAGGCGAGGATTTGATACCGACCTACCGTCTTTCGATGAACGTCTCACTTCCTGGCATTGGCCCATTGAAATCGTTCTGGCGCAAGCAGCTTGCCGGCTGGACTCCGGACGATGGCTTTGCAGGTGATTGTGAACCATTCAGTCAAACGAAGGGTATGAATGTAACGGAGAATGAAGCAGGAAACAAACCGGCAATGAACGCCACTGATAGTAAAAACGTTACGGTTGACCTGCGTTCGGGGCTCTATCGTGTCACTAAGCCGAACTCAGCAAGTAGCCGGGATCAATGGTGGGACATCCGTATCGCTAATTCCGAAAACAAAACAATCTCCCACATGGCCAAGCACTACCGAGGTCTACTAACGAGAGCCTTGCTGGACTCGCCAAACCAGCCCATAGATGATGTCGCTCGCACGCTCGGCACTGTGAGCGTCGAGGCAAAGGACAATATTTACCATCTGACATTAGTGCCTACTGGTCTCTGA
- a CDS encoding acetate kinase yields the protein MAKTVLVINAGSSSIKYQLVDLGSGEALASGLVEKIGEPIDGHYKHEYKGEKHELEEPIKTHADGLKRVLGFFKEYGPDLQESGIVAVGHRVVQGGSVFPQPALVNAKTIQQVKDLAVLAPLHNGPEATGAEVMEQLLPDVPQIFVFDSSFFFQLPKEASTYALNKEVAEKYKIRRYGAHGTSHEYIGSVVPGVVGKPAEGLKQIVLHIGNGASASAQISGRPIDTSMGLTPLEGLVMGGRTGDIDPAAVFHLIRNAHMNVDEIDELFNKKSGMTGMTGYGDMREVDRLISEGNEDAILAMDIYIHRIVGYIGNYTAQMGGVDVITFTAGVGENDNNVRARVCERLAPFGVKLDKAKNDARSKEPRIISTPDSSVIIAVIPTNEELAIAHKADKIATEGKDSYGNVFKK from the coding sequence ATGGCGAAAACCGTCCTTGTCATCAATGCCGGTTCCAGCTCGATCAAGTATCAGCTGGTGGATCTGGGAAGCGGGGAGGCTCTTGCAAGCGGCCTCGTAGAGAAGATCGGCGAACCCATCGATGGCCATTACAAGCACGAATACAAGGGTGAAAAGCACGAGCTCGAAGAGCCGATCAAGACCCATGCCGACGGTTTGAAGCGCGTCCTTGGCTTCTTCAAGGAATACGGCCCCGACCTTCAGGAATCCGGCATCGTCGCAGTCGGCCACCGCGTGGTGCAGGGTGGCTCCGTCTTCCCGCAGCCTGCGCTAGTCAACGCCAAGACCATTCAGCAGGTCAAAGACCTAGCTGTGCTCGCACCTCTGCACAATGGCCCCGAGGCCACCGGCGCCGAAGTCATGGAGCAGCTCCTGCCCGACGTTCCGCAGATCTTCGTCTTCGATTCCTCCTTCTTCTTCCAGCTTCCCAAGGAAGCCAGCACCTATGCGCTCAACAAGGAAGTCGCCGAGAAGTACAAGATTCGCCGCTATGGCGCCCACGGCACCAGCCACGAATATATCGGCAGCGTCGTTCCCGGCGTGGTCGGCAAGCCTGCCGAAGGACTCAAGCAGATCGTGCTGCATATCGGCAACGGCGCTTCCGCCTCCGCGCAGATCTCCGGACGCCCGATCGACACCTCCATGGGCCTCACGCCGCTCGAAGGCCTGGTGATGGGCGGACGCACCGGTGACATCGACCCCGCCGCCGTCTTCCATCTCATTCGTAACGCCCACATGAACGTGGACGAAATCGACGAGCTCTTCAACAAGAAGTCCGGCATGACCGGCATGACCGGCTACGGCGACATGCGCGAGGTCGATCGCCTCATCAGCGAAGGCAACGAAGACGCCATTCTCGCCATGGACATCTACATCCACCGCATCGTCGGCTACATCGGCAACTACACCGCTCAAATGGGCGGCGTCGACGTCATCACCTTCACCGCCGGCGTCGGCGAGAACGATAACAACGTGCGTGCCCGTGTCTGCGAGCGTCTCGCACCGTTCGGCGTGAAGCTCGACAAGGCGAAGAACGACGCCCGTTCCAAGGAACCGCGCATCATTTCCACGCCGGACAGCTCCGTGATCATCGCCGTCATCCCCACCAACGAGGAGCTGGCGATCGCCCACAAGGCCGACAAGATCGCGACCGAGGGCAAGGACAGCTACGGCAACGTCTTCAAGAAGTGA
- a CDS encoding MerR family transcriptional regulator, protein MSEINANDISWTPSETLGLTIGEVSKMFHVSVRMLRHWEDLGLLSPKRDASGYRAYEPVDLNRLRRLLVYKELGVPATRIRRLLDAPAPVVVEELKKGRNDLAKRLQRLQKTLDETDRLIDIAEKGTTMANAETGDLRQSEAKDRWGDTKQWMEFAERQTTADEKAKTQEEQHMRDVEAKLAEAKRRGVKPGSDEANNLAEEHRASLYYYEVSPSMQVCLGRMYVADKRFKKHYDDIEPGLAQWLRDIIEANAASQDIDLSNVQWE, encoded by the coding sequence ATGAGCGAGATAAATGCAAACGATATCTCGTGGACACCATCCGAAACACTTGGCCTGACCATTGGCGAAGTGTCGAAGATGTTTCACGTCAGCGTGCGTATGCTCCGGCACTGGGAAGACCTCGGTCTGCTCTCACCGAAGCGTGACGCCAGCGGGTACCGAGCCTACGAACCCGTCGATCTGAACCGCCTTCGTCGTCTGCTCGTCTACAAGGAGCTGGGCGTACCGGCTACGCGCATCAGGCGTCTGCTCGACGCGCCCGCGCCGGTTGTCGTCGAGGAACTCAAAAAAGGACGAAACGACCTCGCCAAGAGGCTGCAGCGTCTTCAGAAAACCCTTGACGAAACGGATCGGCTCATCGACATTGCAGAGAAAGGAACAACCATGGCAAATGCAGAAACCGGCGACCTAAGGCAAAGTGAAGCCAAAGATCGCTGGGGAGACACCAAGCAGTGGATGGAATTCGCCGAAAGGCAGACCACCGCAGACGAAAAGGCCAAAACGCAAGAAGAACAACACATGCGGGATGTCGAGGCGAAGCTGGCCGAGGCCAAGCGTCGCGGCGTCAAGCCCGGCAGCGACGAGGCCAATAATCTCGCCGAGGAACATCGGGCATCGCTTTATTACTACGAGGTAAGCCCGTCCATGCAGGTTTGCCTTGGCCGTATGTACGTCGCCGATAAACGCTTCAAGAAGCACTACGACGACATCGAGCCCGGCTTGGCCCAATGGCTTCGCGACATCATCGAAGCCAACGCCGCCTCCCAAGACATTGACCTAAGCAACGTGCAATGGGAGTAA